A part of Brachybacterium faecium DSM 4810 genomic DNA contains:
- a CDS encoding fructose-2,6-bisphosphatase (PFAM: Phosphoglycerate mutase family), whose protein sequence is MHDLRVLRHGESTANVEGLIVSVPGPRALTEVGLTARGRKQARATARDAAAQGLGPETVVLTSDFARALQTAEEFAAVIGAAPPRLETRLRERCFGRHDEGPATAYDGIWAVDRAHGTHEDGVEQVAAVAARVLEVLHEADELARTAPVVLVAHGDVLQIALALGAGRDPHDHRDIPHLGNAELRRLGRGRSADGAAGAERAARA, encoded by the coding sequence GTGCACGACCTCCGGGTGCTCCGCCACGGCGAATCCACCGCCAACGTCGAGGGGCTGATCGTCTCCGTCCCCGGCCCGCGCGCGCTCACCGAGGTGGGCCTCACCGCGCGCGGCCGGAAGCAGGCGCGCGCGACGGCCCGCGACGCCGCCGCGCAGGGCCTGGGCCCGGAGACGGTCGTGCTCACGAGCGACTTCGCCCGCGCCCTGCAGACCGCGGAGGAGTTCGCGGCGGTGATCGGCGCGGCCCCGCCGCGGCTCGAGACGCGCCTGCGCGAGCGCTGCTTCGGGCGGCACGACGAGGGCCCCGCGACCGCCTACGACGGGATCTGGGCGGTGGACCGCGCCCACGGCACCCACGAGGACGGCGTCGAGCAGGTCGCGGCCGTCGCCGCCCGGGTGCTCGAGGTGCTGCACGAGGCCGATGAGCTCGCGCGCACCGCGCCGGTGGTGCTGGTCGCCCACGGCGACGTGCTGCAGATCGCGCTCGCGCTCGGCGCCGGCCGCGACCCCCACGACCATCGCGACATCCCGCATCTGGGCAATGCGGAGCTGCGCCGCCTCGGCCGCGGCAGGAGCGCCGACGGGGCGGCGGGGGCCGAGCGGGCCGCGCGGGCATGA